One part of the Treponema peruense genome encodes these proteins:
- a CDS encoding S-ribosylhomocysteine lyase gives MKTEEAQKHTAGNYNVDSFNLDHTKVTAPFVRLAAKKHGKKGDIVSKYDIRFCQPNKEFMSTGAIHTLEHLVAEYIRDELPGIVIDFSPMGCRTGFYFTVWGDHEESYIAEHLVNVLEKVAVWDREVPAATEKECGNYKDHNLEEAKVLAAKWVEGIKKTGWNCCK, from the coding sequence ATGAAAACAGAAGAAGCACAAAAACATACCGCCGGAAACTACAATGTAGACAGTTTTAATCTTGACCATACAAAAGTAACGGCTCCTTTCGTAAGACTTGCTGCAAAAAAACACGGAAAAAAAGGTGACATTGTAAGCAAGTACGACATAAGATTCTGCCAGCCCAACAAAGAATTTATGTCCACCGGCGCAATCCATACACTCGAGCATCTTGTTGCCGAATATATAAGGGATGAACTACCCGGAATAGTAATTGACTTCAGTCCCATGGGATGCCGCACAGGATTTTATTTTACCGTCTGGGGCGACCACGAGGAATCTTACATAGCTGAACATCTTGTAAATGTTCTTGAAAAAGTCGCAGTCTGGGATAGGGAAGTTCCGGCTGCAACAGAAAAAGAATGCGGCAATTACAAAGACCACAATCTGGAAGAAGCAAAGGTCCTTGCAGCAAAGTGGGTTGAAGGAATCAAAAAAACAGGCTGGAACTGTTGCAAATAG
- a CDS encoding 5'-methylthioadenosine/adenosylhomocysteine nucleosidase, with protein sequence MQKKVGIIGAMEIELNQLKSILQDKKETETAGMTFFEGTVSGCPVVLVRSGIGKVNAALCAQLLALKFGVTHVINTGIAGAMAHGLKVLDFVVSSDALYHDMDATGFGYKPTQIPQMECSDFRADPALIEAARNAFGRTGDSASHKMLLGRVASGDQFISDRALKEKIRSICDPACVEMEGAAIAHACYLNKIPFVIIRCMSDMADDGEETSYTFNEQTAAALSATLVIKMLDTVK encoded by the coding sequence ATGCAGAAAAAAGTAGGAATTATCGGTGCAATGGAAATTGAACTTAACCAGTTGAAATCAATTCTGCAGGATAAAAAGGAAACAGAAACAGCCGGAATGACATTTTTTGAAGGAACAGTCAGCGGCTGTCCCGTAGTTTTGGTCCGTTCCGGAATAGGAAAAGTAAACGCCGCTCTCTGCGCACAGCTGCTTGCGTTAAAATTCGGAGTAACCCATGTCATTAACACCGGCATTGCGGGAGCTATGGCACACGGACTCAAAGTTCTGGACTTTGTGGTGTCATCCGACGCGCTCTATCACGACATGGACGCAACCGGCTTCGGCTACAAACCGACTCAGATTCCGCAGATGGAATGCAGTGACTTCAGGGCAGACCCAGCGCTTATAGAAGCCGCCCGCAATGCCTTTGGACGCACGGGTGATTCAGCCAGTCACAAAATGCTTCTTGGAAGGGTAGCGTCAGGCGACCAGTTTATAAGCGACCGCGCTCTTAAAGAAAAAATACGTTCTATATGTGATCCGGCCTGCGTAGAAATGGAAGGTGCGGCTATTGCACACGCATGTTATCTTAATAAAATTCCGTTCGTAATTATAAGATGCATGAGTGACATGGCAGATGACGGTGAAGAAACTTCGTACACCTTTAACGAACAAACCGCTGCCGCTCTGAGTGCCACTTTGGTAATAAAAATGCTGGATACTGTAAAATAA
- the yhbY gene encoding ribosome assembly RNA-binding protein YhbY — MMELTSKQRKMLEKAAHTLEPVVIVGQNGVTPSLEVKVAESLKAHELIKVRFNEFKEEKRELAEEIAQKTDATLVRIIGNVAILYKESEDSEKRRKFF; from the coding sequence ATGATGGAATTAACAAGCAAGCAGCGAAAAATGCTGGAAAAAGCCGCACACACTCTTGAACCGGTTGTAATCGTAGGTCAGAACGGAGTAACACCTTCTCTTGAAGTAAAAGTCGCAGAGTCACTAAAAGCTCACGAACTTATTAAAGTCAGATTCAACGAATTCAAAGAAGAAAAACGTGAACTCGCAGAAGAAATCGCACAAAAAACAGACGCAACTTTGGTACGCATTATAGGAAACGTTGCAATTCTTTACAAAGAAAGCGAAGACAGCGAAAAGCGCCGCAAGTTTTTTTAA